The following nucleotide sequence is from Polyangiaceae bacterium.
CTGGTTCGCGGTGCCGAGCGACGCGGCCTCACGATTCCCGCTGCTGAAGACTTCGCCTCGGTGACCGGAAAGGGAGTTTCCGGAACGGTACAGGGCGCCACGGTCGCGCTCGGCAACCGCGCGATGATGCGGAGCCTGGATGTTGACGTGGCAGCATACGAGGCCCGTGCGGAGGAACTGCGCGCCGAGGGTCAGACCGTGATGTTCGTGTCCATAGGGAGCCAGCTGGCTGGGCTCGTTGGAGTCGCCGATCCCATCAAGAGCAGCACGCCCGCCGCGATTCGAGCGCTTCACGCCGAAGGGCTGAAAGTCGTGATGCTGACAGGAGACAGCGAAACCACGGCTCGGGCAGTCGCAAGCAAGCTTGGAATCGACGAGGTGATCGCGGGGGTACTCCCTGACGAGAAGGCCGCTAAGGTCCGATCACTTCAGGCCGACGGGCACGTTGTTGCCATGGCTGGGGACGGTATCAACGACGCCCCCGCCCTCGCTCAGGCCCAGGTTGGGATCGCCATGGGTACCGGGACGGACGTCGCGATGGAGAGCGCGGGCGTAACGTTGGTCAAGGGAGATCTCGGGGGCATCGTTCGCGCGCGGAAACTTTCAAAGAAGACCATGGCGAACATCCGGCAGAACCTGATCTTCGCGTTCGGGTACAACTCCGCCGGGATCCCCGTCGCTGCCGGGCTACTTTACCCATTTTTTGGTCTGCTACTTTCACCAATGATCGCCGCGGCGGCGATGAGCCTCAGCTCTGTTTCCGTAATCGGGAATGCGCTCCGCCTGCGGCGGGCTGAGGTGTAGGGGCACCGAGGCCACGAGCGCCGCCCCATCAGGAACCAAAACCAACATTTCCGTACAGCAACTTGGAGCACGACATGATGAAGCAAAACAAGCTAACCCTGACCTCAATCGCAATCGCCGTGGGCGTCATCGCCCTGGGCATCGCGGGCTGCGACAAGAAAGAGACAGGCCCCGCCGCTGCCGCCGCCAGCGTAAAGGCAGCCTCGAACAAAGTGGAGGTCGCAGCAGACGGGACCCGCTTCGACCCGCCGGTCTCCAGCGATCGCATTCCGGACGGCGCGTGGATGTGTGAGATGAAGGGCGAGGTGCACTATGCGGCGAAGAACAAGGGAGACGGCAAGTGCCCAGTCTGCTCAATGGCGTTGGTCCAAAAGGGAACCTCGGGCTCGGGGCATATGGAGGGGATGGGGCACGCTGGAAACTCGGGCATGCACTGACGGTGGCGTGGATGCCCAGGCGTCGCCGCGGAGGCCAAGCGAGTGAACGTGCAGCGGGCGCGGTGCCCGTGACATGACGCACCGTGAACGACCAAAGCGCCGAACCCGGTTGCTCGTACTCGGGACTTCACTGGCAATTCTCGCCGCAATTCTCATCCCGCACAGCAAGACCGAGGAATCGGAGAGCGCAACTCCGGCAAGTCAGAGCGACGCCGACCGCATCGCTCTGGCTAGCGAGGTTGCTCTGGCATACCCCAAAGCCGCGCCCGTAGCCGCTTCCGTGCGGCATTTCGGGCTGCGAGCTTCAACAACTCGCTTGAACATGATTGACGGGCGAGCGCTGTCAGTTTGGGCCTACAACGGTCAAGTGCCGGGCCCGATTCTGCGTGTGCGACTTGGAGAGAAAGTGGAAGTGCAGTTCCGCAACGACCTGCCCCAGCCCACGACAATCCACTGGCACGGTGTGCGAGTCCCGAACGCAATGGACGGCGTACCCGGGGTAACCCAGAAGGCGATACCCCCTGGCGGCAGCTTCACGTATCGGTTCGTGCCAAAGGACGCGGGCACGTTCTGGTTTCACCCCCATGTTCGCGGGGCGGAACAGGTGGAGCGCGGACTCTACGGAGTGCTCGTAGTCGACGATGCCAGCTCACTCCCGTACAGCCGCGACGAAGTCTGGGTGCTTGATGACTGGCGTCTAGGCGCTGATGGGGAGATCGACCCTCGGTTCGTGACTCGACACGACCTAGCGATGGACGGCCGCTGGGGTCAGTCGGTGACTGTAAACGGGCGAAGTACTCCGCAGATGGTCGCCCGCCCCGGGGAGAGGCTGCGCTTGCGCCTAGTGAACACTTCCAACGGCCGGGTCTACCGACCTGATTTCGGGGCCCTCTCCCCTAGAGTTATCGCGGTGGACGGAATGTACACCCGAGAACCCTTGGCAATGACGGGATTCGAGCTCGCGCCGGGCAACCGGCTCGACCTCGATCTTCAGATCCCGGTGGATTCATCTGGTCAAGTGTTCGAGGTGACAGACCACTTCACCCGACGACCGTTCACGCTTACGTCGATCGCCGTATCCGGAGAGCCCGTCGCCGCGCCGAAGTTCGTGGCGCCATCAAACGCACGAGTTCCATACTGGCAACAGGCATTCAACCGCCCCGTGGACATAACCTATGCGCTCGACGCTCAGCGCGGGGGTCCGCATGGAATCCAGTGGACCATCAACGGTCTGCCTTGGGGCAAACACCGAGTCACGGAACTGGAGGGTGGACGCTGGGTGAGGGTGCGATTCAGGAACGACTCGGCTCGGCTGCACCCCATGCATATTCATGGTCAATTCTTCAAGGT
It contains:
- a CDS encoding multicopper oxidase family protein; amino-acid sequence: MTHRERPKRRTRLLVLGTSLAILAAILIPHSKTEESESATPASQSDADRIALASEVALAYPKAAPVAASVRHFGLRASTTRLNMIDGRALSVWAYNGQVPGPILRVRLGEKVEVQFRNDLPQPTTIHWHGVRVPNAMDGVPGVTQKAIPPGGSFTYRFVPKDAGTFWFHPHVRGAEQVERGLYGVLVVDDASSLPYSRDEVWVLDDWRLGADGEIDPRFVTRHDLAMDGRWGQSVTVNGRSTPQMVARPGERLRLRLVNTSNGRVYRPDFGALSPRVIAVDGMYTREPLAMTGFELAPGNRLDLDLQIPVDSSGQVFEVTDHFTRRPFTLTSIAVSGEPVAAPKFVAPSNARVPYWQQAFNRPVDITYALDAQRGGPHGIQWTINGLPWGKHRVTELEGGRWVRVRFRNDSARLHPMHIHGQFFKVIARNGLAQNTPYFNDTVLLHAHETVDVGMVPIDWGRWLMHCHVLEHAESGMMTELQVSGD